Below is a window of Acidobacteriota bacterium DNA.
CCGCGCGCAGACCGGTGCTCAGGTGGCGCCCCGGTCACCGCGAAAAACGGGCCGAGGGTACTTCATCCTCCTCCTAACTATTACTGCTTACGGATCTTGTCCTTGTTAATTACAATATCGAACTGACGTGATAAGAGAGAAAGGTACAGAAATGACCACGGAGAACTTAGAAGAACTTCGCGAGCAGCTGCTTCGTGAGGAGCGCGTGCAACAGATGGTGCGGGCGCGAGCCTACGAGATTTATCAGATGCGAGGCGGTCAGCCTGGATGGGAATCTCACGATTGGTTTCAGGCCGAAGGCGAAGTGCTGGCGTTCCTAATAGCCGATGAATCGCGCCGGGAGGATGAGAAAACAATCGCCGAAACTGCGGCTGCGACGACCGCACCGGAAGCGGCAACGACTAAACAGACCAGACCGCGCCCAGCTTCCAATGCCACGGCGGCCAAAAAAGCAGCGCCAGAGAAGACGACTACAAAGCAAGCCGCGTCAAAGAAACCCGAGTCCAAACCCAAAGCCAAACCAACTCGAAGATCATCGACAAGAGAGGAGAGCGATCAGTAGCGGCACAACCGAATGGCTACTTCTTTGGCGCGTAGTAGGCGTCGCGCGTGCGTGCGGAGTATCCCGGTCGAGACAAGAACACCTTGACTTGTCGCAGCCGCCCATCGTGTTCAAGATTTTTAGGAACGTAGGTGATGATGTACTGGTTCTTCAATTCTTGCGCCACCTGGGCATAGACGTCTTTCATCTCTTTTTCTTCAAGCGGTGAGTATATGCGTCCACCTGTTCTAGTCGAGAGGTCAGTCATCAACGCCTCAGCGCGCTCGAATCTTACCACCCCCATGTCCGCCATCTGAGCGTTGCGGCCGCCGAACACTCGCGAAGTCTTGCTGCGATACTTGTTCAACTCGTTTATGAAAGCGCGGGCCTTGCTTATCACGTAGATGACCGAGCCTGACTTGACGATCGCGGTCAGCGCCTGTTCATAAGCAAGTTTGCTGGACGTGTCGTCGCCATCGGTCAGAAGGATGATCGCCTTGCGACCTTCGACCTTCGCCAGTTGTTCATCGGCGGCTGAATACAGCGCATCGTAAAGCGCCGTGAGCCCATAGTCGAAGCTGCCCCGCTTGGTTTGCACCATCCCTGGCTTGAACCGCCACGAGAGCGCGTGCCGAACGTCCTCGGCTTTCGCGGTCCAGTCTTGAATCAACTCGATGTTTGTGTGGAACTCGATGACCGAGATTTTGTCTTCAGGGCCAAGCTGACTGACAAAGTGCAGCGCCGCGTCGCGCAATGAATTGATCTGGGAGACCACCGACCCCGATGCGTCGAGCATCAGCACAACATTCACCGGAACGCTGCTTATCACGAAGCTGGCGATGTCCTGACGCTGGCCATCCTCG
It encodes the following:
- a CDS encoding DUF2934 domain-containing protein, which gives rise to MTTENLEELREQLLREERVQQMVRARAYEIYQMRGGQPGWESHDWFQAEGEVLAFLIADESRREDEKTIAETAAATTAPEAATTKQTRPRPASNATAAKKAAPEKTTTKQAASKKPESKPKAKPTRRSSTREESDQ
- a CDS encoding VWA domain-containing protein is translated as MLPISKRGKTCGRVYGALLVSLLLITAAHPQSGRKTLPKQPNQDEPLRLRAEEVLLNVTVIDAYGHQATELVKDEFIVAEDGQRQDIASFVISSVPVNVVLMLDASGSVVSQINSLRDAALHFVSQLGPEDKISVIEFHTNIELIQDWTAKAEDVRHALSWRFKPGMVQTKRGSFDYGLTALYDALYSAADEQLAKVEGRKAIILLTDGDDTSSKLAYEQALTAIVKSGSVIYVISKARAFINELNKYRSKTSRVFGGRNAQMADMGVVRFERAEALMTDLSTRTGGRIYSPLEEKEMKDVYAQVAQELKNQYIITYVPKNLEHDGRLRQVKVFLSRPGYSARTRDAYYAPKK